One Sodalis praecaptivus DNA segment encodes these proteins:
- the thiC gene encoding phosphomethylpyrimidine synthase ThiC, with protein sequence MSSSAPPVSRRTSRAQAQAFIDTLKGTDFPRSRRIYLQGQHPSVRVPMREIQLSPTLIGGHGAEAQYEDNEPVPVYDTAGPYGDPTVPIDVRVGLAPLRAQWIAARQDSEPVTTLSSGYSCARRADAGLAHLRFAAPPTPRRALTGRCVTQMHYARAGIITPEMEFIALRENMGRERIRGDTLRQQHPGQAFGAALPENISPEFVRQEVAAGRAIIPANINHPEAEPMIIGRHFLVKVNANIGNSAVTSSIEEEVEKLVWATRWGADTVMDLSTGRYIHETREWILRNSPVPIGTVPLYQALEKVHGVAENLTWAIFRDTLLEQAEQGVDYFTLHAGVLLRYVPMTARRLTGIVSRGGSIMAKWCLSHHQENFLYAHFREICQICAAYDVALSLGDGLRPGSIQDANDEAQFAELYTLGELTNIAWEYDVQVMIEGPGHVPMQMIRRNMTEQLTHCHEAPFYTLGPLTTDIAPGYDHITSGIGAALIGWYGCAMLCYVTPKEHLGLPNKEDVKQGLITYKIAAHAADLAKGHPGAQIRDNAMSKARFEFRWEDQFNLALDPDTARAYHDETLPQASGKVAHFCSMCGPKFCSMKISREVRDFADAQAAQAKAAGMAGMASAFRERGGDIYLPSADSEVSDED encoded by the coding sequence ATGTCATCATCTGCTCCTCCCGTTTCACGCCGCACCAGCCGCGCGCAGGCGCAGGCGTTTATTGATACCCTTAAAGGCACCGATTTCCCCCGCTCCCGCCGCATCTATTTGCAAGGACAGCACCCGTCAGTTCGCGTGCCGATGCGCGAAATCCAGCTCAGCCCCACCCTCATCGGCGGCCACGGCGCTGAGGCGCAGTATGAGGATAACGAGCCGGTGCCGGTCTACGATACCGCCGGTCCCTACGGCGATCCGACGGTACCCATTGACGTTCGCGTCGGGCTGGCGCCGCTGCGCGCGCAATGGATCGCGGCGCGCCAGGACAGCGAACCGGTGACGACGCTCAGCTCCGGCTACAGCTGCGCGCGCCGCGCCGACGCCGGACTGGCCCACTTGCGCTTCGCCGCACCGCCCACGCCGCGGCGCGCCCTGACAGGCCGCTGCGTTACCCAAATGCACTACGCTCGCGCCGGCATCATTACGCCGGAAATGGAGTTTATCGCGCTGCGGGAAAATATGGGCCGGGAACGCATCCGCGGCGATACCCTGCGTCAGCAGCACCCCGGGCAAGCGTTCGGCGCGGCGCTGCCGGAAAATATTAGCCCGGAGTTCGTGCGCCAGGAGGTGGCCGCCGGCCGCGCCATCATTCCCGCCAACATCAATCACCCCGAAGCGGAGCCGATGATTATCGGCCGCCACTTTTTGGTCAAGGTCAACGCCAACATCGGCAACTCGGCGGTCACCTCCTCGATTGAGGAAGAGGTGGAAAAGCTGGTGTGGGCCACCCGCTGGGGCGCAGATACGGTGATGGATCTCTCCACCGGTCGCTATATTCATGAAACCCGTGAATGGATTTTGCGCAATAGCCCGGTGCCTATCGGCACCGTCCCGCTGTATCAGGCGCTGGAGAAAGTCCACGGCGTGGCGGAGAACCTCACTTGGGCTATCTTCCGCGATACGCTGCTGGAGCAAGCGGAACAGGGTGTAGATTATTTCACCCTGCACGCGGGCGTGCTGCTGCGCTACGTGCCGATGACCGCGCGACGTCTGACCGGCATCGTTTCGCGCGGCGGCTCCATCATGGCCAAATGGTGCCTGTCGCACCATCAGGAAAATTTTCTTTACGCGCATTTCCGCGAAATATGCCAAATTTGCGCCGCCTATGACGTGGCGTTGTCGCTGGGCGACGGGCTACGTCCGGGGTCGATTCAAGACGCCAACGATGAGGCGCAGTTCGCCGAGCTTTATACGCTGGGCGAGCTGACCAACATCGCGTGGGAATACGATGTGCAGGTCATGATCGAGGGGCCGGGACATGTACCGATGCAGATGATCCGGCGCAATATGACCGAACAGCTGACGCATTGTCATGAAGCGCCTTTCTATACCTTGGGGCCGCTCACCACCGATATCGCGCCCGGTTACGACCATATCACATCCGGTATCGGCGCCGCGCTTATCGGCTGGTACGGTTGCGCGATGCTCTGCTACGTCACGCCGAAAGAGCATCTCGGGCTACCCAATAAAGAAGACGTCAAACAGGGGTTGATTACCTATAAAATCGCCGCCCACGCCGCCGATCTCGCCAAAGGGCACCCCGGCGCGCAAATCCGCGATAACGCGATGTCGAAAGCGCGTTTCGAGTTTCGCTGGGAAGACCAGTTCAACCTGGCGCTGGATCCCGACACCGCCCGCGCCTATCACGACGAAACGCTGCCGCAGGCGTCGGGTAAAGTGGCGCATTTCTGCTCCATGTGCGGCCCGAAATTCTGTTCGATGAAAATATCCCGCGAGGTGCGCGACTTCGCGGACGCTCAAGCGGCGCAGGCCAAAGCGGCAGGAATGGCCGGCATGGCTTCGGCGTTTCGCGAACGCGGCGGCGATATCTATCTGCCGTCTGCCGATAGCGAGGTGAGCGATGAAGACTAA
- the nudC gene encoding NAD(+) diphosphatase — translation MEHELSGYERGWWVVSQEAKLWLPQGELPFGSAADAGLTGMLALPIGEWAGDPVWLVRQTMPRDMGSVRQMLDAEPGLFQLAGRGVQLAEFFRSHRHCGYCGHRMRLSKTEWACLCDHCHERYYPQIAPCIIVAIRRDDQILLARHSRHRGDIYTVLAGFVEVGETLEQCVAREVMEETQVQVKNVRYVTSQPWPFPHSLMMAFMADYDRGDIQHDPRELLDAGWYRYDALPLLPPPGTVARRLIEDTVALCRAHR, via the coding sequence ATGGAACACGAACTTAGCGGGTATGAACGGGGCTGGTGGGTGGTCAGCCAAGAGGCCAAACTCTGGCTGCCGCAGGGGGAACTGCCTTTCGGCAGCGCGGCGGATGCGGGACTGACCGGCATGCTGGCGCTGCCCATCGGCGAATGGGCGGGGGATCCGGTCTGGCTGGTGCGCCAAACGATGCCGCGGGACATGGGATCGGTGCGGCAAATGCTGGATGCCGAGCCGGGCCTGTTCCAACTGGCCGGGCGGGGCGTGCAGCTTGCGGAGTTCTTCCGTTCGCATCGTCATTGCGGTTATTGCGGCCACCGGATGCGCTTGAGCAAAACGGAATGGGCCTGCCTATGCGATCACTGCCACGAACGTTATTACCCGCAAATCGCCCCCTGCATTATCGTGGCCATCCGCCGCGATGACCAGATTTTGCTGGCGCGCCACAGCCGCCATCGCGGAGACATTTATACCGTGCTGGCCGGCTTTGTTGAAGTGGGCGAAACGCTGGAGCAATGCGTCGCGCGTGAAGTGATGGAGGAAACGCAGGTGCAGGTGAAAAATGTGCGTTACGTGACCTCCCAGCCCTGGCCGTTTCCCCATTCGCTGATGATGGCGTTTATGGCCGATTATGACCGGGGCGACATCCAGCATGATCCGCGCGAGCTTCTCGACGCCGGCTGGTATCGTTACGACGCGCTACCGCTGCTGCCGCCGCCCGGGACCGTGGCGCGCCGGTTGATTGAAGATACCGTTGCCCTTTGTCGCGCGCATCGGTAA
- a CDS encoding HesA/MoeB/ThiF family protein, producing MRYSRQLLLQDIGVEGQQRLQAATVLLAGLGGLGSPAALYLAAAGVGTLLLADDDALHITNLQRQILYRTADLGRSKAELAQRELTALNPGGRYLPLTRRLAGDWLDEQVARADLVLDCSDNMATRHAINAACVRRGLPLISASAVGFDGQLLIVRPPWREGCYACLFPEKEEVQRNCRTAGVLGPVVGMMGTLQALEAIKLLCGLHGDSPDQLRLFDGKTLQWRTLRLNRDPHCPVCAAALARPASTAGTARRTL from the coding sequence ATGCGCTACAGCCGCCAGCTGTTGTTGCAAGATATCGGCGTAGAGGGCCAGCAACGGCTACAGGCGGCAACGGTGCTGCTGGCGGGGCTGGGCGGACTGGGTTCGCCGGCCGCCCTGTATTTGGCGGCGGCCGGTGTCGGCACGCTGCTGCTGGCGGATGACGATGCGCTGCACATTACCAATTTACAGCGGCAAATCCTCTATCGCACCGCCGATCTCGGCCGGTCGAAAGCGGAACTGGCGCAGCGCGAACTGACGGCGCTCAATCCCGGCGGCCGCTACCTGCCCCTTACGCGGCGGCTGGCGGGCGACTGGCTTGACGAGCAGGTTGCGCGCGCCGATTTGGTACTGGATTGTAGCGATAACATGGCGACCCGCCACGCCATCAATGCCGCCTGTGTGCGGCGAGGGCTCCCCCTGATTAGCGCCAGCGCGGTCGGTTTCGACGGCCAATTGTTGATAGTGCGCCCGCCGTGGCGCGAAGGTTGCTATGCCTGCCTGTTTCCCGAGAAAGAGGAGGTACAGCGCAACTGCCGCACCGCCGGCGTGCTGGGTCCGGTGGTTGGCATGATGGGCACGCTGCAGGCGCTCGAGGCAATTAAGCTTCTCTGCGGCCTCCACGGCGATAGCCCCGATCAATTGCGGCTGTTCGACGGCAAAACCCTGCAATGGCGCACCCTGCGCCTGAACCGCGATCCCCACTGCCCCGTCTGCGCCGCCGCGTTAGCGCGCCCCGCGTCGACCGCGGGGACCGCACGGAGAACCCTTTGA
- a CDS encoding Rsd/AlgQ family anti-sigma factor, whose protein sequence is MLNQLENLAKCVAGNNEFIDQWLQARKGLLVAYYHLIGLKPNKEKHTPLDEEALDAFCHQLVDYLSAGHFHVYDRIVPEGETTSALIYSALQENTQQIMALYDSHLESAIDHDNYLAFQEALSGVGEALANRFILEDKLIQQALEYSVQAASALPAANSADMARPA, encoded by the coding sequence ATGCTAAACCAGTTGGAAAATCTGGCGAAATGCGTTGCTGGCAATAATGAATTTATTGATCAGTGGTTACAGGCCCGCAAGGGACTTTTGGTGGCGTACTACCATTTGATCGGCTTAAAGCCCAACAAAGAAAAGCATACTCCCCTGGACGAAGAAGCGCTGGACGCCTTTTGCCATCAGTTGGTGGATTATCTCTCCGCCGGTCATTTCCACGTTTACGATCGTATCGTGCCGGAAGGGGAAACGACGTCCGCACTGATTTACAGCGCTCTACAGGAAAACACGCAGCAGATCATGGCGCTTTACGACAGTCACCTTGAAAGCGCTATCGACCACGACAACTATCTGGCGTTTCAGGAAGCGTTGTCGGGCGTGGGTGAAGCGTTGGCGAACCGTTTCATCCTTGAGGATAAACTGATTCAGCAGGCGCTGGAGTACAGTGTGCAGGCCGCATCGGCCCTCCCTGCCGCCAATAGCGCCGATATGGCCCGCCCGGCCTGA
- the thiS gene encoding sulfur carrier protein ThiS yields MKITLNDRPLTLTHPVTLDALLTEHHHPGPGIALAVNQTIIPRRQWTQYRVQDGDDILLFQAIAGG; encoded by the coding sequence ATGAAAATCACGCTCAATGACCGCCCGCTGACGCTGACGCACCCGGTGACGCTGGATGCCTTACTCACGGAGCATCACCACCCGGGGCCGGGCATCGCTCTGGCCGTGAATCAAACCATTATCCCGCGCCGCCAATGGACACAATACCGGGTGCAGGACGGTGACGATATTCTCTTATTCCAGGCAATCGCCGGAGGCTGA
- the thiE gene encoding thiamine phosphate synthase — protein sequence MKTKAPFAPVPHRLGLYPVVDSLAWLVRMLDAGVTTVQLRIKDRSETQVAADVEAAVLLGRRYDARVFINDYWRLAIHYGAYGVHLGQEDMVSADADALRAAGLRLGLSTHDETELARALAWQPSYIALGHIFPTATKVMPSRPQGLETLRRLVAELPPIPTVAIGGIGREQVEAVLACGVGSVAVVSAITRAPDWRQATSALQSIIAAWERRHDQ from the coding sequence ATGAAGACTAAAGCACCCTTTGCGCCGGTACCGCACCGTCTCGGCCTCTATCCGGTAGTGGATTCGCTGGCCTGGCTGGTGCGCATGCTGGATGCCGGCGTGACCACGGTACAATTGCGCATCAAAGACCGCAGCGAAACGCAGGTGGCGGCGGATGTCGAAGCGGCGGTCCTGCTGGGCCGCCGTTATGACGCCCGGGTGTTTATCAACGATTACTGGCGGCTGGCTATCCACTATGGCGCCTACGGTGTGCATCTGGGTCAGGAGGATATGGTTAGCGCCGACGCCGACGCCCTACGCGCCGCCGGCCTGCGGCTGGGTCTGTCCACCCACGACGAAACGGAGCTGGCGCGTGCGCTGGCCTGGCAGCCCTCCTATATCGCCCTTGGTCACATCTTTCCCACCGCCACGAAAGTGATGCCGTCCCGCCCTCAAGGGCTGGAGACGCTGCGGCGCCTGGTCGCCGAGCTGCCGCCTATCCCCACCGTGGCCATTGGGGGAATCGGTCGCGAACAGGTGGAGGCGGTATTGGCGTGCGGCGTGGGCAGCGTCGCGGTGGTCAGCGCCATCACCCGCGCGCCGGACTGGCGCCAGGCGACCTCCGCCTTACAGTCGATAATAGCGGCATGGGAGCGTCGCCATGACCAATGA